AAGCTGCTCGGATTTATTCAACAGAGCCCCCCAGAGCAAAAAATACGATAACAACGTGCAGTGCCTATAAAAGCGATACCTCCAGAAACTGATTTTCTGTTACTTCCAGAACACTCAGTACCAGTGACTTACTCTGCTCAGAGTAGTTGATGCTCTTGATCACGCTTTTGGAAAAGTCGATTTGATAACTTTCTTTCACCGGTACCTCGTTGTCGGGATCAATTTCAAAGATCCTCTCGCCATCAGAGTGATAGATGCGACCTCCGCCTACGGTGACAGAATGCCTATAGAGTGCCGTAGAAAGCTTGATTTCGCGGAGCGTTTGGCCAGCGCTTTCATCGTAGAAGAGCAATGTATCTTTTGTAGTTAAAATAACTAAGCGCGTGTCATCCAGCCGCCCAATCCACAACGCAGATAAAGCCGACAAGGGCTTCTGTGACTTAGAGCGAAGAGAATAGACGTAAACGTTGCTCTTTACTTTATCTGCTCCCAGCGACACATAACCAATTTCATCTTCTCCCAAAAACTCTGCTGACAGCACGGCGTCACCCGTGACAATCGTATCCACTAAGGATAGATCAGAGAGCTGATATACCGATATCTGTGCGTGGGACTGTACCAGTAGCAAGTCATTACTTGCGTTATATCGAATGGCTTTAATTTTGTCGGCTGGGACATCGAGCAGTACTTGTTTGCCACCTTGCTTCAGTTTAGCCACGGCATTCTGGCCTTCGTGTAAAATCACTATCAGATAGTCACTCTCAACCATAATAGGGCTAATGCTGCCCTTACCCATTAATAACTGAGATCCCACAGTGTTATCTTCTAAATTCAGTAAATAGATACCGGCTAGAAAAGGGTAACTCACCACTTGCATTTTGCTTTTATTTAAGAACTGGAAGCTAGCGTATTCCTCGGCGGTGTCGAGCTTGATCTGTTCGACCAGTTTACGTTGCGCAAAACTATAACTAAAAACCGTATTATCTGTGTTATCAAGCCACAACAAACTATCTGTTTCGCTATCATAGTTTGCAGCCCAGATGCGATTGGGTGACTCCAGCAGCTTCACCTGATTACCACCATCGGGATCGGTGATATATAACTCGTTGACGTCATACTGCCGACGCTCAAACAGGACGACTTGTTTTTCTGGAATATACAGCAAAAACTGGTCACCGTATGAATTGAGATTCGGTGAGCTGATCTGGAATTCCTCACCCGTTTTAAGGTCTCGATTAATTAATACGGAGAGTTCATCGCGATTGCGATAACCCGATTTAGAATAGATGATCCGCTCGTCATCCAGTCCACCCACTCTCATGTTGGCACTCATGCTACAATCGAATAAGCTTCGGTTGCCCGAGTTAAAGTCCGCACTGATCTGCCACACTTTACAAGATTGCTGTGACTTTGTTTTGTAATAAAGAAACTGTGAATCGTGCGACCAACCAAGCGGGAAGTAGTTAACCCCCGACTCTCCCAGGCGGCGCTCATACCCGCTGTCCAGCTCTTTTACAGCCAACGCATAGTTACTGCTCTCACGCGCTATAAAGGAAAAGGCCGTTAACGCATTATTTGGAGACAAATGAAGTCTGGCATAACGCCCTGGCACCCAGGACAAAATTCTTTCACTGACAGGTTTAGTCAGCACGTCACTGGCCTGCGATTCAGTTGGCGCCAGGCTAATAAAGTAAGTACCAACAACAACAGCGAACAGCAGACATGCGACGATACCGGCGAACGCGCCTTTCTTGCCTGTCTTATGTGTTACTTGCGGCGAACAGGGTACCTTTGAGGAGCTTTTGGGTACAGCCACAGGCTCTTCCTGGCTGTAAATGATCTGCGGTTCCAAAAAGAAGCTGTAACCTTTACGGTAGTGCGTTTTAATTACAACACCGCGTTGCTTGTCAGATTTGAGCAACTTACGCAGCTCCGACATGGCGCGGTTGATTGCGTTGTCATCTACGTATTTCTGGCCCCACACATCATCAATCAAATCCTGGCGAGTAATGATCTGTTCGTTATTAATAATGAAATAACAAAGAAGCCTGAACAAAAGGGGTTCTAACTCCCTTTCTACGCAACCGTCCGAAATGCATTGCTTTCTAGGGTCCAGTGACCACTCACCGAACTTAACTTCCTGTACCTGACGAGAAAATCTCACTTCATTCATTATAAATAATCTAACACCCTTTAAATAAACGCAGTCTACTTGTTGCTGCAATTGCCTCAAAACTATGAATAAAATAATTTCACATTGATTTCAAGCCGAGAAAACAAACACAAATCATTAATTTAAAAAACAATTCACCCTAAAGAATGGGATCAAACAGGATTTTCAATTCACAATTCTTTTATTGTCCAAGCGAGAGTCGAAACAGATGCATTAACACACAGCCCGGCATTCTCATTCAGGGGCCGTGAAATAGGTAGGATGTCAGGACCATGACCACTTTATGCACTCTACCGGTTTAGTCTGGATGAGCTGCTTACTCAGCACTGTCTTCAGGGCTGTTATCTTCACATCAGGCCTCTGCTAAACACCCAATAAACCATGATCTGCCATATCAATGCAAGTGATTAGAATACAAAACATACGGCCATGTATCTATTAACGCAACGAGCCGGAACCAAACACAGGGTTAAAACCAAGGTAAAGTAAGCAGCTATCTACTTACCTCAAATAAGGTGAAGAAGGCATGAAAAAACATGCCAGAATAAGGAGCCTTCAATGCATATCACAATTGCGCACGGTACGAAGCCGCAGCCCCGTACCGTCTTGTGCGCTATTTGACGGGTGGAGTTGGGGTGGCGGGTTGTGGCCCACCGCTGCCCCGGGAAACCGAAACATGGCGCGTTTTCACGACTTTGCCATTGACGGTCTGCTCAGATTCAGTGACCGTGACTCCCCCTTCTTCTGAGTCCACGGCTGTGACTTCCTCAGTCGGCGTTTCCGGTGGCCGAGGCGTTTTACGGCTATTGCTAAAATCAAACATAGGTCCTCCTGTTATTTATGCGGCTTGTTCTTGTTGTGCAGCAGTCAACTCTTGTGCCTGGCCCTGATCAAACTTGATATGGCGGTCGGCCAGGTGGAAATACTTGTCGTCATGGGTTACGGCTATCACCGTTTTGCCTTGCGATTTCAGCCAGGGTAACAACTCCTGATAGAATAACGCTCTGAAATGCGGGTCCTGATCCGCAGCCCATTCATCCAGGACAAAGATATCTTTGTCTTCCAGAATCGCCGCGATCAGTGCCAGGCGCTTTCTCTGCCCTTGTGAAAATTGAGTCGCAGAGAAACCTTCCTCATCCACGCTCAGTTTGTGGTCGAGCTGAAATTGCGCCAGCAAAGTGCGCGCTTTTTCGCCATCCGCTGGGGTCCCGTTTGCATCCAATAGTTCGCGGTACAGGTAGAAATCCGGCAATACCATGGTAATTTTGTCGCGATACGCATCCAGCTGTGCCGCGCCGATCGGGACATCGTCGACCTGTATTACACCTTGCGAGGGCGTATATAAGCCCAGTAACAGGTGTAAAAAGGTAGACTTGCCACTGCCATTCCCCCCGGTAATAAAGATGATTTCACCACGGTTAAACGTCAGGTTAAGCTTTGGCAGAGAAAATGCGATGTCTTCCCCCTGAGATTCATAAGCAAATGAGACATCCTTGAAAGCAATCTCACGCCAGTCCTGACTCAGTGCCTGATGCGCTTGCTCTGCCTGGTTATCCTGCTCGCTGCCCAACTGTAAAGACTCTATTTTCTGTAATGACACACGTGCTCTGGCAATGTTCTGCCACAAGTTCATCACGTAACCAAAAGGTGCAGCAATATAAGTCACAATCAGGATATAACTCATAACCAGCTCAGTGCGCTGCAAGTAATGACTGACCGCCACTATGGTGCCCAGGGTTATAAAGATCACTACCTGGCTGATGTTACGGTTAATATCCCAGGCAAATCCGTATTCACGTTCACTGCTGCGCAGCTCGGTCATCACAGGTTTGAGACGCTTTTCGAAAAAGTACTGACGCCGGTCTTTATTGACGGTGAGCTGTTTTGCACCGTCCAGGATCCCTTTATAACCTTCGAATACATGATCCTGGTGTTCACGCATCTGGTTCGCCGCCCGGGTTATCTTGGCCATGACCACTTTGGTGATCAGGAATGAGACACACGCAGCCAGCACCAGGATGCCAAACATCACCTCAGATAACACAAACAAGTAACCAAAACAGGCCAGCAATAGAAAGCTGTTATAAATAAACGCAGGCATTTCAGCCAGCGCACCCGAAATGGCGTTCACGTCATTGGTCAGCACATTATACAGCCTGGCTCTGCCTGCTTTTTCCAGCTTGTCATAGTCAGTCCCCAGGATACGCCTGACCAGGTTCTGGCGCACGCTGTTGACCGTACCTGCACTGTACTGAGATAAGAAGTAACTGGTTGTCATCGAGGCCATCAGCAAAAACGCCACCAGGACCGCAAAGATAATCACCTCAAGCGGCTGAAACCCGGTTTCACCACTTTCCCCAATCATATGAAACAAAGCTATCGATGTGGTCGCTGTGAACAAGCTAGCGAGCCCCGATAAAAACATGATTTTTTTAAATTTTTTAATATAGTAAAGCAACATAATAAACCTGCTATTTTGGGGCTCGCCTAACCGAGCCACATGACTCACTTATAGTTCCACTGGCTCACCCATTGAAACCACAACCCGGCGTTCACCCTTAAACGGGTCGCGGCCATGCGAAACCAGCATATTGTCCATCAGCAACACATCGCCTTTTTCCCATAAGAAGGTCACTGTCGCCTTTTTGTATGCTTCGTTGATGTGTTCAATCACTTCATCGGGGATCACGGAGCCATCGCCATACATAGTGTTGTATGTCAGAGCCTCTTCACCGAACTGAGAGACCAGCTCTTTTCTGATCACCGGACACAGGCTTGACGGATGCCAGAACGCCGCATGGTTGAACCAGACTTTCTCGCCGGTATGAATGTGTTCACGAATGGCCGGGCGCACCTGACGGGTACGGATTTGATCGGCGCTCAGGATTTCCAGTTCAACGTCTGCCTGCTGACAGTAAGCCTTCACTTCTTCAATATCATCGGTATTAAAGGCTTTTTGCCAGGTTGGGCCCAAACCGTTGCCATAATTACGAACCAGCATCCAGCCATGTTCTTCAAACTTGGCCTTAATGTCGGCATCAATAAAGTCATGTACTTTTCTGACATCAGCAATCGGGGTTGCACCGCGCTCTTGCGCCGGGATCATGCAGCTGAATGCGATTTTCATTGGCCACTGCTTGATGTACGACAACTCATTGTGCTGCGCAATGCTTAGCTCATTGGGAAACTCCGTTGACGTATACGCGCCTTTCCCCAGGTTGGTACGCGGTGTGGCGCCTTCCATATATTTCGCCAGAGTCGGAATAAACTCGTTGGCCACTTCCCGAAAATCGTCTTCATTTTGTACATTAAAACCGCGCAATAATATCGCTCCGTACTGCTTCAGCTGCTGGTCAATTTGCGCTGCATTGTCGGCAACCCACTGTGCGGCATTATGCGTCCCGGAGGTGTCTTCAACGACCAGCGGAAAGCTCGGTCCCTCTGGTAAAAAGCGCTCTCTCAGTGGGGTTTGGGCTGTTTGACCATTGTACTGCTCGTTGAAAATGACTGTATCTTTTAACATGGTTATTTCCTTAATTATTTTAATTTAAATGTTGATTAATCAGTTTTTTAAGTTCATCTGTACGGATAATGTCGTAATGATCTGTATCCGCAACAGGGTGAAATTCACAGTGCCCCAGGCGGGTTTCCCAGCCTTCTGCGGCACCAAAATCAGCGGCATAAATTAACGTTGCCGCGCCCCGCGATGGCCCGCATCGGTGGGCTGCAAACAACGCCTGATTGTGGCTCAGCATCTGCCATTGAGCTTGCAAGTCCGCCAGTGTAAAGTCCTCAGACACCACCCCCTGCGCCACACAGAGTTGATGCAAAAACGCCAGGCGCTGCGTACTGCAAAGTGGTTCAACTTCTGCAGCTGTGACATTGGCCAGCGACACACCCAGCTCCGCGGCGAACGTGCCAAGGCGCAGCAATTCATCGCTTTCCAGGTTTTGTAACTCGGGGACATAAGCGTCAATCAGAATCAGGCTGCGTACCCGCGCTGCTGCCAGACACTGCATTGCATGCGCAATCACGCCCCCCATGGACCAGCCAATCAGGTGATAATCCGCCTGTCCTAACTCGTGTTCGAGCACAGTGAGATAACGTTCAGCCAGCGCTGCCAGCGAGTCGCACTGTGCAGAGGTCGACTGCAACCCATAAACGGGTGCCTCGGTGTGCAGCTGTGTCACCAGTTCGGCATAGCAAGTCAGCTGGCCACCCACAGGGTGAATAAACACAACCGGTGGCAATTGCGTATTCCCCTTGCGCAAACACACCAGCTCCCGGGTGTCGGCGTGCCCGGCACCGGACCTGTCCACTTTGGCCGCCAGTGCCGCCAGGGTTTGCTGGGTAAACACATCCAGTGCATTGAGCTGAGTGTTGAAGGTGTTTTTGATAGCCCGCACCAGGGCGATGGCCTGTAACGAATTCCCTCCCACGGCAAAGAAACCGGACTCTTTATAAAGCGCCTGCTGTGCCGGCAGCCCAAGCACAGTGCGCCATACTTGGGCCAGCATGTGCTCCGTCTCGGTATTCAGCGCCGCGCCCGGCTCATCTGACTTAACCTCTGGAAGTGCCTTGATATCAAGCTTGCCATTTCGCGTCACTGGCCAGTCGGCCACAGCAATGAGATGCTGGGGCACCATATAGCCGGGTAAAGCATCGGCCAGCGCGACGCGCAGCGCCTGACCATCCAAGGTATCACGCTGAGACTGCACGTAAGCCACCAGTACAGGGGTGCCACTTTGTCCTTTGGTGATCATCACATGCGCACGTACCACCCCTGCCATTGCGAGCAATTGCTGCTCTATCTCTGCCAGTTCAATGCGGTAACCGTTTAATTTCACCTGAGCATCAGCCCGGCCAAGATAGTGCAATTTCCCAGCGCGATAGCGCACGATGTCGCCCGTTTTATAAAGTCGGGTATGACCGGGTCGCGTGTCGCCCAGTGGATTGTCTATAAAACACTGTGCTGTGAGTTCAGGTTTGCCCAGGTATCCCGCAGCGACACCCTCACCACTGATATACAGCTCACCACTCATGCCTTGCGCAACGGGGCGTAAATAAGCATCCAGCACGTACACCCGGTTATATGGCAACGGCAAGCCAAGATGCGGACAGTCGCCCGTAATAGGAGCAGCCGTCGCATTGACCGTACACTCAGTTGGTCCGTATACATTCAGTGCACTGCGCCCATAGCGGTGCTGCCATGCCACTAAGCGTTGCCACAACGACTCAGAGATAGCTTCACCACCGATGATGAGATCCGGCAGATGAGCATCCAGGCCTTCATCAAACCACATTTCTACCAGGCTGGGGGTGCAATCCAATACTGTGATCGCGGTCGTACTGAGGTACTGTGCAAACGTTTGTGGTTGCAGTTTCAGGGCTTCAGGGATAGGCGTCAGGGTTGTTCCCGCAATTAATTGCAGCAGACCCTGCACTGAAGCATCAAAGACATAGTTGGCATTCCATCCCCAGTTTTTGCCACCCTGACAAATTGGCCATTGCTGCATCTCGGTCATTAGCGCCAGTGCATTGCGGTGCGACACCATCACGCCCTTGGGCTGCCCGGTGGTCCCTGAGGTATAGATCACATATGCCAGATCCTCGCCACACACCTCGCCGAGCGCGACATCATCCGAATACGAGGTGGCTGCCAGCGCCGCAACCGTGGTAGTCGCACACTGTGTATCGTGAAACTGTTCCATACCCGACGGCTGGGTTATTAATACACCGACCTGCGCATCGGCCAGCATATACGCCAGGCGTGCCTGCGGGGCATGCGGATCCAGTGGCAGATAGGCAGCCCCGGCGCGCAGAATCGCCAGGATAGCAACCAGCATGTCGTCACTTTTATCCATCTGAACCGCCACAATCTGGCCACGTCCCACACCATAGTCGCGCACCAGTGCCCGGGCACAGCGGGTAACGCGTTCAGCCAGTGCGCCAAACGTCCATTGCTGGCCCTGCCACAGCAATGCAATGTCATCGGTATGATTTGCCACCGTATCCAGCCAACACTCAGCCAGGCTGGCTGCGCTCGCCTTATGCACTGTCACCTCGGGGTTGAGGCCCGCGATGAGTTCAGTCACTTGTGCCTCGCTACACACATTCAGTTCCTGCAAAGGCAGCGACATGGGATCATGCTGCGCGGCACTGTGCAACAGCGCCTCCAGCACCTGTACCACTTGATCTGCGAGGCGCTCTACCGTTGCAGCTTTAAACAAGCTGGTATCGTAGACCCAGTTCATGGTGAGCTGCTCAGAGGACAACGCAAAGTGAATATCGAGATCAAACTTAGTGGTCACCGCATTGCCAGGCACCGAGGTAAACGTCACATTCTCCAGCGCGTCCCCGGGCAGAGCCTGTCCCAGTAGGAAATCCGCCTCACTGTCGGTGGTCAGCATAATTTGAAACAGCGGAGTCACTGCCGCAGAGCGGGTAACGTGTAGCGCATCAACAATGACATCGAAGGGCACCAGATTATGCGACTGCGCGGCAATATTGAGCTCGCGAATGTGCGCCAGATACTCGCCCAGTGTGGCAAAATCAGTACGCGCAGCCAGGGCAACCGTATTAACAAAGAGCCCTACCAGACCGGCCAGTTGCGGATCATGCCTGCCCGCCACGGGCGTCCCGATAACACACTGAGCATCACGACCATGCTGCGCCACCACCAGCGATAGCGCTGCCTGAGCGAGCATAAAGGGCGTTAATGCATGCGCCGCCATAAAGTGGCTGAGTGCCTCCGCTTGTGCTTTGGGCAGCACCCGGGATACCACAGCGCCACTGTGTTGTTTGCTCTGTGGACGCGCAAAGTCCAGAGCGATACCGTGCTGTGCGGGCGCGTCCTGAAGGTGTGATTGCCAGTATGCCAGCGACTTCTGACAGGCCTCGCTGGCCAGGTAGGATTGCTGCCACAGGGCATAATCGGTATACGTCAGCACGTTGTCCGGTAAACTCAGCGGCTGATGCGCGAGTTCACTCTGGTAAGCGGCAACAAACTCGCTGAAAAAGAGGTTCATTGACCAGCCATCGGTCGCGATATGATGCAAACTCAGCCATAACGTGCCCGTGCAGTGCGGCGCGCCTTCAATGTAGGCTGCGCGCAGCAAAGGCGCGGTGCTCAGATCGAAGGGGGCATTGAGCGCGCGCTCTACCGCCGCCTGCACATCCACATACTGCTGAGGGGTAGTGTTGTGGTGCACCAGCGTAAATCCGTTCAGTGGCTGCACCACCTGAACTTCACCGCTGTCGGTTTCATGATAGCTGGTTCTCAGTACCGGGTGTCGCTCTAACATCACCGCGAACGCGCGCTGAGCCGCTGCCACATCAAAATCACCATGTACTTCAAACTGATAACTTAAATTATATTGCGTACTGCCAGCGCCAAGCTGGTCGATAAACCACATTCTTCGCTGCGCCGCTGAGAGCGGGTAACCCTGTTGCGATACAGGGGCTTTGCTCACACTC
The Pseudoalteromonas viridis DNA segment above includes these coding regions:
- a CDS encoding winged helix-turn-helix domain-containing protein, with amino-acid sequence MNEVRFSRQVQEVKFGEWSLDPRKQCISDGCVERELEPLLFRLLCYFIINNEQIITRQDLIDDVWGQKYVDDNAINRAMSELRKLLKSDKQRGVVIKTHYRKGYSFFLEPQIIYSQEEPVAVPKSSSKVPCSPQVTHKTGKKGAFAGIVACLLFAVVVGTYFISLAPTESQASDVLTKPVSERILSWVPGRYARLHLSPNNALTAFSFIARESSNYALAVKELDSGYERRLGESGVNYFPLGWSHDSQFLYYKTKSQQSCKVWQISADFNSGNRSLFDCSMSANMRVGGLDDERIIYSKSGYRNRDELSVLINRDLKTGEEFQISSPNLNSYGDQFLLYIPEKQVVLFERRQYDVNELYITDPDGGNQVKLLESPNRIWAANYDSETDSLLWLDNTDNTVFSYSFAQRKLVEQIKLDTAEEYASFQFLNKSKMQVVSYPFLAGIYLLNLEDNTVGSQLLMGKGSISPIMVESDYLIVILHEGQNAVAKLKQGGKQVLLDVPADKIKAIRYNASNDLLLVQSHAQISVYQLSDLSLVDTIVTGDAVLSAEFLGEDEIGYVSLGADKVKSNVYVYSLRSKSQKPLSALSALWIGRLDDTRLVILTTKDTLLFYDESAGQTLREIKLSTALYRHSVTVGGGRIYHSDGERIFEIDPDNEVPVKESYQIDFSKSVIKSINYSEQSKSLVLSVLEVTENQFLEVSLL
- a CDS encoding cyclic peptide export ABC transporter, translating into MLLYYIKKFKKIMFLSGLASLFTATTSIALFHMIGESGETGFQPLEVIIFAVLVAFLLMASMTTSYFLSQYSAGTVNSVRQNLVRRILGTDYDKLEKAGRARLYNVLTNDVNAISGALAEMPAFIYNSFLLLACFGYLFVLSEVMFGILVLAACVSFLITKVVMAKITRAANQMREHQDHVFEGYKGILDGAKQLTVNKDRRQYFFEKRLKPVMTELRSSEREYGFAWDINRNISQVVIFITLGTIVAVSHYLQRTELVMSYILIVTYIAAPFGYVMNLWQNIARARVSLQKIESLQLGSEQDNQAEQAHQALSQDWREIAFKDVSFAYESQGEDIAFSLPKLNLTFNRGEIIFITGGNGSGKSTFLHLLLGLYTPSQGVIQVDDVPIGAAQLDAYRDKITMVLPDFYLYRELLDANGTPADGEKARTLLAQFQLDHKLSVDEEGFSATQFSQGQRKRLALIAAILEDKDIFVLDEWAADQDPHFRALFYQELLPWLKSQGKTVIAVTHDDKYFHLADRHIKFDQGQAQELTAAQQEQAA
- a CDS encoding TauD/TfdA family dioxygenase, with product MLKDTVIFNEQYNGQTAQTPLRERFLPEGPSFPLVVEDTSGTHNAAQWVADNAAQIDQQLKQYGAILLRGFNVQNEDDFREVANEFIPTLAKYMEGATPRTNLGKGAYTSTEFPNELSIAQHNELSYIKQWPMKIAFSCMIPAQERGATPIADVRKVHDFIDADIKAKFEEHGWMLVRNYGNGLGPTWQKAFNTDDIEEVKAYCQQADVELEILSADQIRTRQVRPAIREHIHTGEKVWFNHAAFWHPSSLCPVIRKELVSQFGEEALTYNTMYGDGSVIPDEVIEHINEAYKKATVTFLWEKGDVLLMDNMLVSHGRDPFKGERRVVVSMGEPVEL
- a CDS encoding non-ribosomal peptide synthetase yields the protein MSVEHIIEQCSSLGLGLSTDGQNLNITGEKSNLIPELIAMLKENKTALIAHIQQFAALESERQRYHIAPVDRNGLLPVSSAQRRIWLSQQMSDCAAVYNMPNSVRVEGQFDEHLARQAIQMIIARHEVLRTVVRYEGEHLVQVIRTPGEVDFVIEDFSHLSAEQSAALALEYVQEDAQKPFDLERDLMFRGGFIRQSAQLGTLFFNVHHIAADGWSMALLLDDFKYFYNALFSGTTPQLPAVPLQYADYAHWQHQLLHGSQVEVSKSYWLAQLEALPTVHSIGLDFARPASTGGKSDFSAVQLPAVLSEQLKALAMRQNTSLFVLFHAAVSVLLGRYAGSNDVVVGTPVAGRKQKELEKTFGCFINNLVLRLNIEAELPFSALLAAAKQVNEAALEHQDIPFEYLVEALQPERSNGYHPLFQIALVQNNLDVSAQGDIPLAGDVTLETFDAAELSAKYDIQINLVDTIDGIRVSFSYDTNLFKAETITRMTRQLQTLCAQIADNPALPVGELVLSDTDEVAQIQAWEQPVAYQSKQLPVHRYVEQWAAQNPAKTAVCVAGCSVSYGELNASANQLAAYLKQQGVAHGDYIGVAFERSAELIIAMLAIVKVGAVYVPLDPNYPAARLQYMVEDTALRHILTISALKSQFNGYVPHVLAIDAADVAEVILEQCRDNLNMPVSVQDLAYIIYTSGSTGQPKGVMVTHAGIERLVHAPNYVSLSPADNMLFVSNTAFDAATFEIWGALANGATLYGLEQAILLDAGRFAATVRELEISTAFVTVALFNQIVAIRPDAFAPLKTVMVGGDKLDKYSIDRAVSHGKPEHLYNIYGPTENTTFSTYYEIKAIGASQYPIGQAISGTGCYILDAEQRRCAVGVVGELYLSGAGLARGYLNKPEMTAERFVHVKAVTPERLYRTGDMVKWDEAGNVCYIGRTDNQVKIRGFRIEIGEIEHALMCLPEVKEAAVQVENDAGQKRLVAYVTCHQAHSAEALKQALKPTLPLHMMPAQFVLLDTMPLTANGKIDRARLVCQHDDNTEQLVLPASELDCAVAEIWAAGLQLAPQQIGMHSNFFELGGHSLLAMNVVHKIQQTLASEVPVQCLFEAPVLAEFTELVARYQHTDNLLSVSKAPVSQQGYPLSAAQRRMWFIDQLGAGSTQYNLSYQFEVHGDFDVAAAQRAFAVMLERHPVLRTSYHETDSGEVQVVQPLNGFTLVHHNTTPQQYVDVQAAVERALNAPFDLSTAPLLRAAYIEGAPHCTGTLWLSLHHIATDGWSMNLFFSEFVAAYQSELAHQPLSLPDNVLTYTDYALWQQSYLASEACQKSLAYWQSHLQDAPAQHGIALDFARPQSKQHSGAVVSRVLPKAQAEALSHFMAAHALTPFMLAQAALSLVVAQHGRDAQCVIGTPVAGRHDPQLAGLVGLFVNTVALAARTDFATLGEYLAHIRELNIAAQSHNLVPFDVIVDALHVTRSAAVTPLFQIMLTTDSEADFLLGQALPGDALENVTFTSVPGNAVTTKFDLDIHFALSSEQLTMNWVYDTSLFKAATVERLADQVVQVLEALLHSAAQHDPMSLPLQELNVCSEAQVTELIAGLNPEVTVHKASAASLAECWLDTVANHTDDIALLWQGQQWTFGALAERVTRCARALVRDYGVGRGQIVAVQMDKSDDMLVAILAILRAGAAYLPLDPHAPQARLAYMLADAQVGVLITQPSGMEQFHDTQCATTTVAALAATSYSDDVALGEVCGEDLAYVIYTSGTTGQPKGVMVSHRNALALMTEMQQWPICQGGKNWGWNANYVFDASVQGLLQLIAGTTLTPIPEALKLQPQTFAQYLSTTAITVLDCTPSLVEMWFDEGLDAHLPDLIIGGEAISESLWQRLVAWQHRYGRSALNVYGPTECTVNATAAPITGDCPHLGLPLPYNRVYVLDAYLRPVAQGMSGELYISGEGVAAGYLGKPELTAQCFIDNPLGDTRPGHTRLYKTGDIVRYRAGKLHYLGRADAQVKLNGYRIELAEIEQQLLAMAGVVRAHVMITKGQSGTPVLVAYVQSQRDTLDGQALRVALADALPGYMVPQHLIAVADWPVTRNGKLDIKALPEVKSDEPGAALNTETEHMLAQVWRTVLGLPAQQALYKESGFFAVGGNSLQAIALVRAIKNTFNTQLNALDVFTQQTLAALAAKVDRSGAGHADTRELVCLRKGNTQLPPVVFIHPVGGQLTCYAELVTQLHTEAPVYGLQSTSAQCDSLAALAERYLTVLEHELGQADYHLIGWSMGGVIAHAMQCLAAARVRSLILIDAYVPELQNLESDELLRLGTFAAELGVSLANVTAAEVEPLCSTQRLAFLHQLCVAQGVVSEDFTLADLQAQWQMLSHNQALFAAHRCGPSRGAATLIYAADFGAAEGWETRLGHCEFHPVADTDHYDIIRTDELKKLINQHLN